In the genome of Blastopirellula retiformator, the window CGCATGCTGTTCCCTTCCGGTTAGTTCGCATACGCGGCATCGCAAATGCCGCTCCAGGTAATGGCGCCTTGTTCGATTTGGGCGGCGAGTTGCGGCTTGCTCCGCAAGATCTCGTCCGCGTCGTCGGTCGCACTGGCGGCCAACGCCAAGGCGATCGCCTGTTGTTCGAGTTCGGTTCCTTCGGCGAGGATCGCCGTCATGTCTTCCAGCGCCGTCTCATCGGCAAACGGTCCAACCATCCGCCATAGCTCGACGGGGATCGGACGCTTGGCGGCGCGACGTTCGTGGGCGTAATCGATCAGCATCTCGGCCAGCGCCGGATTCACGCGGCGATCGATGCCGACCATCGGATCAAGCTCGGCCCCGATAAACAGCGCCTTCAGCACCATCTGATTCCAGGCCGCTTCCGAAAAGTACTCTTCCGGAAATGGATTGCGATGGGCGATCGCCGAGAAGATGAACAGGACGTTGGTTCGCAAGCCGTCGACCGCGCGGTCGACCAGCAGTTCGGGATGGGGCAAGACCGGCAGCGCTTGAAACAGGGCGACCGACTCTTGCAGTTCGGCCGCGTTGAACAACTTTTCCAGATGCTCAAAGTACGGGCCTGGATCTTCGCTGGGGATCGACAGCAACAGTAGCGTCCGCGCCGCTTGCCCCACGTTCCAAGTCGAAGGATCCCAGCCGCTGCGCACTTCTTTCGCCAGATCCAATTGAAGCGTCGAAAGCTCTAGCGGCTGCTTGCCAACTTTGCGTGGGGCTAGGCCAAAGCCGAGGTAAAGCGCTGCAGCGTCGCCTGACTCGACCTTCGCGATGCGGTCATCCAGCCAAGTGAGGCCCTCGTCGTCGGTCGCCGTCTCGAGCCAACCACGCAGCAGTTTGGCAGGCGTTGGCGGGGTACTGTCTCGATTTTCGAAAAGCAAGGTATTTTGCCTTTAATAGCCGTTTATCGCCAATTAGTTTAGCCTAAGTCTTTGGCGTCGCCGCTGCAAGAACGTGAACTTGGTTTCGCCGCTCGAAGCCGTCTATTATCCGAGCATGCGAGCCGCCTCTTTGGCAAAGTAGGTCAAGACGCCATCCGCGCCCGCTCGTTTGAAGGCGAGCAGGCTTTCCAGCATCGTTTTGTCGCGATCGAGCCAGCCGTTGGCGGCGGCGGCTGACAGCATCGCGTATTCGCCGCTGACCTGGTAGGCGAACGTCGGCACGGCAAACTCCGCTTTGACGCGGTGGACGATGTCGAGATATGGCATGCCCGGTTTGACCATCACCATGTCGGCGCCTTCGGCCAAGTCGAGCGCCACCTCGCGGATCGCTTCGTCGGTGTTGGCCGGATCCATCTGGTAGGTCTTTTTGTCGCCGCCAGCCAGATTGCCGGACGAGCCGACCGCCTCGCGAAAGGGCCCATA includes:
- a CDS encoding EboA domain-containing protein — encoded protein: MLFENRDSTPPTPAKLLRGWLETATDDEGLTWLDDRIAKVESGDAAALYLGFGLAPRKVGKQPLELSTLQLDLAKEVRSGWDPSTWNVGQAARTLLLLSIPSEDPGPYFEHLEKLFNAAELQESVALFQALPVLPHPELLVDRAVDGLRTNVLFIFSAIAHRNPFPEEYFSEAAWNQMVLKALFIGAELDPMVGIDRRVNPALAEMLIDYAHERRAAKRPIPVELWRMVGPFADETALEDMTAILAEGTELEQQAIALALAASATDDADEILRSKPQLAAQIEQGAITWSGICDAAYAN